A stretch of Nilaparvata lugens isolate BPH chromosome 12, ASM1435652v1, whole genome shotgun sequence DNA encodes these proteins:
- the LOC111048578 gene encoding peptidyl-prolyl cis-trans isomerase D — protein MNVVNNDNDNPFVYLDIEIDEEKVGRVVIELFKDKVPRTAENFRALCTGEKGRALSGTLLHYKGSLFHRVIPQLMIQGGDITNSDGSGGESIYGRSLESENFDLNFDEGGVVSMVSGGGEEGEKDEEKEKAGGNNEEEGEKRRESRVNGSQFFITVVPCAHLNGHQMVIGRVRSGLGVVRTVSQVPVVSEKTKMPLKSCTIRDCGELRGNEEEEWGVEDNDGYPPFPEDWTTQPEHLKLEEIKVMALKMKEIGNSLYKNNDINNASSRYKKVLRYITWYKKKYNSHDKSLSDIHYACKLNLAAITLKRKLYEETVDLCTEVLRTDTTNVKAYFRRGKAQAGLKNFAEAVADFGQVKRLDANFGGIDRDLRHAQNMHRSYRREERMRYMNMFRPQDGGIRS, from the exons ATGAATGTGGTTAACAATGATAACGACAATCCATTTGTTTATTTagatattgaaattgatgaagaaaaag TGGGACGAGTGGTAATTGAACTATTCAAAGACAAAGTACCAAGGACTGCAGAAAACTTCAGAGCTCTATGTACTGGCGAAAAGGGGAGAGCACTGTCTGGAACTCTCCTGCACTACAAAGGATCACTCTTCCATAGAG ttATTCCTCAGCTCATGATCCAAGGAGGCGACATTACAAACTCAGATGGCAGCGGAGGAGAGAGTATCTATGGCAGAAGCTtggaaagtgaaaattttgaTCTCAAT tTTGACGAAGGAGGCGTAGTTAGTATGGTGAGTGGTGGCGGTGAGGAgggagaaaaagatgaagagaaggagaaagctGGAGGAAACAATGAAGAGgaaggagagaagagaagagagagtagAGTGAACGGTTCGCAGTTCTTTATCACAGTGGTGCCTTGCGCCCACCTTAACGGCCATCAGATGGTGATAGGGCGGGTGAGGAGTGGATTAGGGGTGGTCAGAACTGTCAGCCAGGTTCCAGTGGTCAGCGAAAAGACCAAGATGCCGTTGAAG agTTGTACGATTAGAGACTGTGGTGAGCTGAGGggaaatgaggaggaggagtggggggTGGAGGACAATGATGGATATCCCCCCTTTCCAGAGGACTGGACCACTCAGCCTGAACATCTAAAG ttggAAGAGATCAAAGTAATGGCTTTGAAAATGAAGGAGATTGGAAATTCTCTATACAAGAATAATGATATCAATAACGCAAGCAGTCGATACAAAAAGGTGCTACGATACATAACATG GTACAAAAAGAAGTACAATTCACACGATAAGTCGTTGTCAGACATCCACTATGCTTGCAAGCTGAATTTGGCGGCTATCACTTTGAAAAGGAAGCTGTATGAAGAAACAGTTGATCTCTGTACAGAA GTGCTACGAACGGACACGACAAACGTGAAGGCGTACTTTAGACGCGGCAAAGCGCAGGCGGGACTTAAGAACTTTGCAGAGGCGGTGGCGGACTTCGGCCAGGTGAAGCGATTGGACGCCAACTTCGGCGGAATCGATCGGGACTTGAGGCATGCGCAGAACATGCATCGCTCCTATCGACGTGAAGAACGCATGCGTTACATGAACATGTTTCGTCCACAGGATGGTGGTATTAGGTCGTGA